The Eikenella corrodens genome segment GAAGCGCCGGGGTAGGTGGCGGTGAGGTTGAACGTAGGCGCGGCAACAGACGGATATTGCGATACCGGCAGTTTTTGGATGGCCAGCACGCCCGCCAAAATAATGAAGATGGAAATAACCCATGCGAACACGGGTCGGTCAATAAAGAATTTAGCCATTTACACACGCCCCTTTATTTGGCTTGGGAAGCAGATTGGGCGGCTGGAGCGGAAGCTGCTGCGCTGGGTTGGGCTGGAGCAGAAGCGCTGTTCGGCTTGGCCGGAGCGGCAGGCGCAGCGGATTGCTGCGGCTGCGAAGCCTGCCATTCTTGGGTTTTCACTTTTTGTGCCCCCATCATGCCGGCAATCATGGTGCCGTCCATGGCTACTTTGTCGCCGTCTTTCAGCCCGCTGGTAATAATCCAGTTGTTGCCGCTTTGGCCGGCAATGGTTACTTCCTGCGGGCGCATCGAGCCGTCGGGCGCTACGATAACTACGGTATCTTTCGCACCGCGGGTAACGGCGCGCTGCGGAATGAGGTAGGCGCGGTTGGCCTGTGCCTGCGGCAGGCGAACGCGCACATACAGGCCGGGCAGCAGGATGTTGTCGTCGTTCGGCACTTCCACGCGCAGGGAAACCTGGCCGGTGGTTTCGTTCACGGTCGGGTCGGTAAACAGCAGGCGGCCTTTTTGCGGGTATTCGCTGCCGTCTTCCAGAATAATGGTTACTTCCACCGCGCCGTTTACTGCGCTCATCTGGCCTTCGGCAATCTGGCGGCGCAGCTTCATCACATCCAGCGCAGACTGGGTAACGTTCACATACATCGGATTAGTTTGCTGAATAGTGGCCAACACGGTTGCACCACCTGCAGTGAGCAATGCCCCTTCAGATACGTTGGAACGGCCGATATAGCCGGAAATCGGCGCGGTGATGCGGGCGTGGTTTACATTTACCTGTGCCGAGCGGATGGCGGCACGGGCAGCGTTCACATTAGCCACGGCAGAGCGTTGTGCGGCCACAGCAGCATCGTATTCCTGTTTGCTGATGGCATCGGCGGCCACCAAGGGTTGGTAGCGTGCCAAATCGGCATTGGCTTTAGCCTGAGCGGCTTCGGCGGCAGCTAGCTGGGCGCGTGCGCTGGCAAGGCCAGCTGAGTAGCTGGCGTCGTCCAGTTGATACAGCGCCTGGCCGGCCTGTACATAACTACCTTCTTGGAACAGGCGGCGTTTGATGATGCCGCTCACCTGCGGGCGCACTTCAGCAGAACGGAAAGATTCCAAGCGGCCGGGCAGCTCAGTACTGATTGTGGTGTCTTCTGCCTTTACGGTAAGCACGCTTACCACTAGTTCTGGCGCCCCTTGTTGCTGCTGCTGTTCGCCTTTACTGCAGGCAGACAGCGCCAATACGGAAGCCACGGCGATTGCGCTCAGCCGAAAGCTTGTTTTCCCTGATATGCTGAAAAGTGTCATTATGATGGCCTTAGATTAAGTTGATGTTTAGTTAATGAATTATGGCTGCTTAGGGCCCGGAAAGGCAAAAGCAGCCGCAGAGAATAAAACAGAATCTTACATACATTGCTGTATGTTGTCTATAGCCGTTTAGGTGGAGAAATGCTAATATGCTAAAAAGCAACATTATTGCGT includes the following:
- a CDS encoding efflux RND transporter periplasmic adaptor subunit; amino-acid sequence: MTLFSISGKTSFRLSAIAVASVLALSACSKGEQQQQQGAPELVVSVLTVKAEDTTISTELPGRLESFRSAEVRPQVSGIIKRRLFQEGSYVQAGQALYQLDDASYSAGLASARAQLAAAEAAQAKANADLARYQPLVAADAISKQEYDAAVAAQRSAVANVNAARAAIRSAQVNVNHARITAPISGYIGRSNVSEGALLTAGGATVLATIQQTNPMYVNVTQSALDVMKLRRQIAEGQMSAVNGAVEVTIILEDGSEYPQKGRLLFTDPTVNETTGQVSLRVEVPNDDNILLPGLYVRVRLPQAQANRAYLIPQRAVTRGAKDTVVIVAPDGSMRPQEVTIAGQSGNNWIITSGLKDGDKVAMDGTMIAGMMGAQKVKTQEWQASQPQQSAAPAAPAKPNSASAPAQPSAAASAPAAQSASQAK